In the genome of Desulfatiglans sp., one region contains:
- a CDS encoding thymidylate synthase ThyX produces the protein MRIDYIEIKATWREVADAARTTVGMEKGRGEPGIKWRHKMLLCEHSPIRQLIIKWKWVDLQYWVSVHFVRHKIGIEHFVSTQRSDRTGINRDELPQSQLVTHECIANAQAIINISRKRLCAQASRETNKAWKLVLDAVKKELPELYNVCVPECIYRGFCPELNSCGWAGTDAFAERLKQYREVSFDESHSTLIR, from the coding sequence ATGCGTATTGATTATATCGAGATAAAAGCGACATGGCGTGAGGTTGCTGATGCTGCCAGGACAACTGTGGGCATGGAAAAAGGCCGTGGAGAACCGGGTATAAAATGGCGGCATAAGATGCTTCTTTGTGAACATTCCCCAATACGCCAGCTGATAATCAAGTGGAAATGGGTTGATCTGCAGTACTGGGTAAGCGTTCACTTTGTCAGACACAAGATAGGCATAGAGCACTTTGTAAGTACACAGAGAAGCGACCGGACAGGTATTAACAGGGATGAATTGCCACAGTCTCAACTGGTAACACACGAGTGCATAGCAAATGCACAGGCAATAATAAATATCTCAAGAAAAAGATTATGCGCCCAAGCATCGCGTGAAACAAACAAGGCGTGGAAACTGGTACTTGATGCCGTTAAAAAAGAGTTACCTGAACTGTACAATGTTTGTGTGCCTGAATGTATATACCGCGGCTTCTGTCCTGAATTAAACTCATGCGGCTGGGCCGGAACTGATGCCTTTGCTGAGAGGCTAAAACAATACAGGGAAGTCTCTTTTGACGAAAGTCATTCAACCTTAATTAGATGA
- a CDS encoding methionine synthase, with amino-acid sequence MKSAVSEIKKGRILISDGACGTELHKRGLKPGECPEEWNLTHHDDVLAIAKGYIDAGSDIILTNSFGANPVKLKNFKLEKKVVELNRAAAMISREAAGDTHFVFGSMGPTGLMLCMEDVSEDEVYEGYCLQAKALAEGGVDAICIETISDPVEARLAIRAAKVSTGCEVACTFVFNKSPSGDFHTMMGLSIDNAMKTALDAGADIIGSNCGNGIDGMIEIVRLIRKQDNSTPILIQANAGLPIFRDGETIFREAPEQMAGKAGDLIKAGANIIGGCCGTNSEHIRLMAKSVRKI; translated from the coding sequence ATGAAATCCGCTGTTTCCGAGATAAAAAAAGGTCGTATCCTGATTTCAGACGGGGCATGCGGCACAGAGCTTCATAAACGGGGGCTTAAGCCAGGGGAATGCCCTGAAGAATGGAATCTCACCCACCATGATGATGTGCTTGCAATTGCAAAGGGTTATATAGATGCAGGCTCTGATATCATTTTAACAAACAGCTTTGGGGCTAATCCGGTTAAGCTTAAAAATTTTAAACTGGAGAAAAAGGTCGTAGAGTTAAACAGGGCTGCTGCAATGATATCAAGGGAGGCAGCAGGTGACACCCATTTTGTCTTCGGGTCAATGGGGCCTACAGGCTTGATGCTGTGTATGGAAGATGTATCTGAAGATGAGGTGTATGAGGGTTACTGTTTACAGGCAAAGGCCCTGGCAGAAGGGGGCGTTGATGCTATCTGTATTGAAACGATCTCTGATCCTGTGGAAGCGCGCCTTGCAATCCGGGCTGCAAAGGTATCAACAGGTTGTGAAGTTGCCTGCACATTTGTTTTTAATAAATCGCCATCAGGGGATTTTCATACAATGATGGGGCTTTCAATTGATAACGCTATGAAAACAGCATTAGATGCCGGTGCTGATATAATAGGCTCCAACTGCGGTAACGGCATAGATGGTATGATTGAAATTGTACGTTTAATCAGAAAACAAGATAACTCTACACCGATACTTATACAGGCCAATGCAGGGCTTCCAATTTTCAGAGATGGAGAGACTATTTTCCGGGAAGCGCCTGAACAGATGGCAGGGAAGGCAGGTGATCTTATAAAGGCAGGGGCAAACATTATAGGTGGTTGCTGCGGAACAAACAGCGAGCATATCAGGTTGATGGCAAAGTCTGTTAGGAAGATTTGA